In Bacillus sp. Cs-700, one genomic interval encodes:
- a CDS encoding queuosine precursor transporter, producing the protein MKNQFIDRNLVLFNVLFATSIVIANVLAGKVVMIGSFVIPAAVVMYAFSFLFTDIIHEKYGKEEAKRTVQYGFIAQIFASIMIYLGMLLPVAPFAADTQAAYEILLGQNYRFVLASLAAYLVSQHVDVYVFSLLKKRTSDRHKWLRNNVSTFTSQLLDTTIFITIAFAGTVPNLWVMVLSQFVIKMALALLDTPVFYFLTRLTDTKQQVNNKNPLDA; encoded by the coding sequence ATGAAAAACCAATTCATCGACCGAAATCTTGTCCTGTTTAATGTTCTGTTTGCGACTTCGATTGTGATCGCAAACGTCCTAGCAGGAAAAGTGGTGATGATCGGAAGCTTTGTCATCCCAGCGGCCGTTGTGATGTATGCCTTTTCGTTTCTATTCACAGATATTATTCACGAAAAATACGGTAAAGAAGAAGCGAAACGAACGGTTCAGTACGGCTTTATCGCTCAGATTTTCGCAAGTATCATGATCTATCTTGGCATGCTTCTTCCAGTAGCACCATTCGCAGCCGATACCCAGGCTGCTTATGAAATATTACTAGGTCAAAACTACCGATTTGTTCTAGCAAGTCTTGCAGCGTACCTCGTGTCTCAACATGTTGATGTCTACGTCTTCTCTCTGTTAAAGAAGCGAACTTCTGACAGGCATAAATGGCTACGTAATAATGTAAGTACATTTACTTCTCAGCTTTTAGATACAACCATTTTCATTACAATTGCCTTTGCAGGGACTGTTCCTAACCTATGGGTGATGGTCCTCTCTCAATTTGTCATTAAAATGGCTCTGGCTCTTTTAGACACGCCAGTTTTTTATTTTCTTACAAGGTTGACTGATACAAAACAGCAAGTAAACAACAAAAACCCCCTGGATGCATAA
- the queF gene encoding preQ(1) synthase has protein sequence MNSMDKAWLPSSGPMPRPESVEQAREVIKNESFDAPNVQEITFNALEFTAVCPKTGQPDFGRVEISYVPDEKCIESKSLKFYLWSYRDEGSFCETLAARIADDVVYAIDPLKVTITVYQSARGGIELKTTAIREKATQ, from the coding sequence ATGAATAGTATGGATAAAGCTTGGCTACCCTCTTCTGGTCCGATGCCTCGCCCAGAGAGTGTGGAGCAAGCAAGAGAAGTGATAAAAAACGAATCATTCGATGCACCGAACGTACAAGAAATTACGTTTAATGCACTTGAATTTACAGCGGTTTGCCCTAAAACAGGACAACCTGACTTTGGTCGAGTTGAGATTTCTTACGTACCTGATGAGAAATGTATCGAGTCCAAATCTCTGAAATTTTACCTTTGGTCTTATCGTGACGAAGGAAGCTTCTGCGAGACGCTCGCTGCACGTATTGCAGACGATGTTGTATACGCCATTGATCCTTTAAAAGTGACCATTACGGTTTATCAATCAGCACGTGGCGGTATCGAACTCAAAACGACAGCCATTCGTGAGAAAGCAACGCAATAA
- a CDS encoding YtxH domain-containing protein: MQTTTTTVNNEKNGKLVKGILVGAIVGGAVAMLDSTTRNKVRSSAGTFKDSSKGFYTRVKENPGEVKDDWMDRIQSASSVLKEAMNDAQALYEKVNDDVVDQVNQVKEDSTEVLSSAREASEDLKDIGSKVKDAGQEVTESNENEYEPTNIPGSETRTPGSTTVNPKTSPNTTL; encoded by the coding sequence ATGCAAACAACGACTACGACTGTAAATAATGAAAAGAATGGTAAGCTTGTAAAAGGTATTTTGGTAGGTGCTATTGTAGGTGGCGCGGTAGCGATGCTTGATTCAACGACTAGAAATAAAGTGAGATCATCAGCAGGCACGTTCAAGGACTCTTCAAAAGGATTTTATACTCGTGTGAAAGAAAATCCGGGCGAAGTGAAAGACGACTGGATGGATCGGATTCAATCAGCTTCTTCTGTTTTAAAAGAAGCAATGAACGATGCTCAAGCCCTTTATGAAAAGGTGAATGATGATGTGGTAGACCAGGTGAATCAAGTGAAAGAAGATTCAACTGAAGTCCTTTCTTCAGCAAGAGAAGCGAGTGAAGATCTAAAGGATATTGGAAGTAAAGTGAAGGACGCTGGGCAGGAAGTAACAGAATCGAATGAAAATGAATACGAGCCAACAAACATTCCTGGCAGTGAAACACGTACACCTGGTAGCACAACAGTGAACCCGAAGACATCTCCAAATACTACTCTTTAA
- a CDS encoding YjcZ family sporulation protein yields MSGYGYGQGFALIVVLFILLIIIGASYIY; encoded by the coding sequence ATGAGTGGATATGGATATGGTCAAGGTTTCGCGTTAATCGTAGTTTTGTTTATTCTTTTGATTATCATTGGTGCATCTTATATTTATTAA
- a CDS encoding glycerophosphodiester phosphodiesterase — protein sequence MSSFHIYGHRGSSGTHPENTLISFQAAHKAGAQGIELDVQLTKDLVPVVIHDERLERTTNGVGFVKDFLYEDLVRLDAGHSFSSRFQGNSIPSLKSVLEWITSTSLMLNIELKNGRFPYDHLETKVLELLTHYQLYDRTIISSFNHYSIQRLTQKGCKVETAILLMEKLVEPWDYLQRVGANSIHIECGAIDEYFITNTHMRGIPVRAFTVNDPYQIAALKQAGCSAIFTDFPAVAMRSI from the coding sequence ATGTCTTCTTTCCATATTTATGGACATAGAGGTTCGTCAGGTACACACCCTGAAAATACTCTCATTTCTTTTCAGGCGGCTCATAAAGCTGGTGCTCAAGGCATCGAGCTCGATGTTCAATTAACGAAAGACCTTGTACCTGTTGTAATTCATGATGAACGACTAGAGCGAACGACAAATGGTGTTGGTTTTGTGAAAGACTTCCTATACGAAGATTTAGTGAGATTAGACGCCGGTCACTCTTTCTCAAGTCGCTTCCAGGGAAACTCTATACCTTCTTTAAAAAGCGTGTTAGAATGGATTACTTCCACCTCCCTTATGTTGAATATAGAGCTTAAAAATGGTCGCTTTCCATATGACCATTTAGAAACAAAGGTACTTGAATTGCTGACACATTATCAGCTTTATGATCGAACCATTATCTCTTCCTTTAATCACTATAGTATTCAGCGTCTCACTCAAAAAGGCTGCAAAGTTGAAACCGCTATTCTCCTCATGGAAAAGCTAGTTGAGCCGTGGGATTATCTTCAACGAGTTGGTGCCAACAGTATCCACATTGAGTGTGGTGCGATTGATGAGTATTTTATAACTAATACACATATGCGCGGTATCCCTGTTCGTGCTTTTACTGTCAATGATCCTTATCAAATAGCTGCGCTCAAACAAGCTGGATGTTCCGCAATATTTACTGATTTTCCTGCAGTTGCGATGCGGTCCATATAA
- a CDS encoding YmaF family protein: protein MFKGIELPEAHAHYFRGNLEERFNHGHFKISGFSFPVNGSSFDQHVHRIEGITIEEEGHQHRFSVESGPPILLAKGGHYHKFSGETVSKENHEHYFSGETSLPIGNSPLNW, encoded by the coding sequence TTGTTTAAAGGAATTGAATTACCAGAAGCTCACGCTCATTATTTTAGAGGGAATTTGGAAGAGCGGTTTAATCATGGGCATTTTAAGATTTCAGGATTCAGTTTTCCTGTAAACGGCAGCTCTTTTGATCAGCATGTTCATCGAATTGAAGGGATAACGATAGAAGAGGAAGGCCATCAACATCGCTTTAGCGTAGAATCTGGACCACCTATTTTATTAGCAAAGGGTGGTCATTATCATAAGTTTAGCGGGGAAACGGTGTCAAAAGAAAACCACGAACATTATTTTTCAGGAGAAACGAGTCTTCCTATAGGGAATTCTCCCTTGAATTGGTGA
- a CDS encoding ABC transporter permease codes for MTPFKNKIVHFFVKYGTLLVILALIVSFTLLNDRFLTYSNFADILRSISIVTLVALGVTFTLIVGGFDLSVGSTVSLATIASAASLVWYRQELLVALLIPILLGIVIGLINAFVTIKIRIPDLLATLAVMYIVNGIQLTYTKGFSIYNNMPMDDGTTAPGKFIPSFLFIGQGEIAGVPFPAIFMIFCVILVHLFLTYTRAGRLLYMTGSNREAARLSGVAVQRYRTLAYVLSGLFASIAGIVLASRIGTGQVSAGAPLLMDGVAAALIGYSVLGAGKPNALGTFVGAVLIGILLNGLTMLNVPYYAQDIIKGTILIGALAFTFYQNKREIKM; via the coding sequence ATCACACCTTTTAAAAATAAAATAGTTCATTTTTTTGTGAAATACGGCACACTGCTCGTGATATTAGCGCTTATTGTAAGTTTCACCCTATTAAACGATCGTTTTCTAACCTATAGTAATTTCGCTGATATTCTTCGGTCCATCTCGATTGTTACGCTTGTTGCACTCGGGGTAACGTTTACACTTATTGTAGGAGGATTTGACCTTTCAGTTGGATCGACAGTTAGTTTAGCAACCATTGCAAGCGCTGCCTCCCTCGTATGGTATAGACAGGAGTTACTTGTCGCCCTTCTTATCCCGATTCTTTTAGGAATAGTCATTGGTTTGATCAACGCATTCGTTACGATCAAAATCAGAATTCCTGATCTTCTTGCAACACTTGCTGTCATGTATATTGTAAATGGTATTCAATTAACTTACACAAAAGGCTTTTCAATCTACAATAATATGCCAATGGATGACGGTACAACAGCACCAGGCAAGTTTATCCCCTCATTTCTCTTTATTGGACAAGGGGAAATAGCAGGCGTCCCGTTCCCCGCTATTTTTATGATTTTTTGTGTCATATTGGTTCACCTTTTCCTTACGTATACGCGTGCTGGTCGATTGCTTTATATGACAGGAAGTAATCGCGAAGCAGCAAGGCTTTCAGGAGTTGCTGTGCAGCGATATCGTACACTCGCTTATGTGTTAAGCGGTCTATTTGCTAGTATTGCTGGCATTGTACTCGCGTCTCGTATTGGTACAGGCCAGGTTTCTGCTGGCGCCCCACTTCTCATGGACGGTGTGGCTGCCGCATTAATTGGCTATTCTGTACTCGGTGCTGGTAAACCAAACGCACTCGGTACTTTTGTCGGGGCTGTCTTGATCGGCATTCTTCTCAATGGATTAACGATGTTAAATGTTCCTTACTATGCTCAGGATATTATTAAAGGGACCATTTTAATAGGGGCACTCGCCTTTACGTTCTATCAAAACAAGCGCGAAATTAAAATGTAA
- a CDS encoding sugar ABC transporter ATP-binding protein, protein MNQLTIHNISKSFGSTTVLKNVSLTIHAGEVHALLGTNGAGKSTLMKIVSGDYERDSGSISYNGQPLSIRTPSDAKKAGIGIVVQEVDTALFPALSVAENIWADSVNQAPFKLYSSKKERKKTKQLLTTLGIPLNPDKLASDCTLSEKQLILIARAMAHEVQYLILDEPTAPLSIEETQLLFHLINKLKKKGVGIIYISHRMPEIKEISDRFTILRDGKVHLTAETKAVSADEIITNMLGSAIGNKKERKRQVSNHPLFRAENVHVPETGKNINLELNHGEIIGVAGLVGAGKSETALALFGASKPQKGKIHLHNRTYRFRSPSDAINAGVCLIPEERRKTGILLDFSLSDNLTLPSLRHHSKNGLLNRKKEENYASNKINQLGIKASSTRQPIHHLSGGNQQKAAIGKWLDADRNVFLFDEPTKGIDVKAKSEVLSLIKQLADEGKGILYFSSEIDELLEISDKILVMYDGEITAALTGDNMNQSTIMQAATGGTNIEISS, encoded by the coding sequence ATGAATCAATTAACAATTCATAATATATCTAAATCATTTGGCAGTACAACTGTATTAAAAAACGTCTCACTCACGATTCATGCAGGTGAAGTGCACGCCTTATTAGGCACAAACGGAGCAGGAAAAAGTACACTTATGAAAATTGTCTCTGGGGACTATGAACGGGACAGCGGTTCAATTTCATATAACGGGCAACCCTTATCCATTCGAACTCCTTCTGATGCCAAAAAAGCAGGCATTGGCATTGTTGTACAAGAAGTGGATACGGCCCTCTTTCCTGCCCTTTCGGTAGCAGAAAACATTTGGGCTGATTCCGTTAATCAAGCTCCTTTTAAACTTTACTCATCTAAAAAAGAGCGCAAAAAAACAAAGCAATTACTAACGACACTAGGGATCCCTTTGAATCCAGATAAGCTTGCTTCCGATTGCACACTCTCGGAAAAACAACTGATTCTGATCGCTCGTGCAATGGCTCATGAAGTTCAATACTTAATCCTTGATGAACCTACCGCGCCGCTTAGCATAGAAGAAACACAACTTTTATTCCACCTGATTAACAAGTTAAAAAAGAAAGGTGTCGGTATTATCTATATTTCTCACCGTATGCCAGAAATCAAAGAAATAAGCGATCGATTTACGATTTTACGTGATGGTAAAGTTCATCTCACAGCTGAAACAAAGGCAGTATCAGCTGATGAGATTATTACCAATATGCTTGGTTCAGCGATTGGAAATAAGAAAGAACGAAAAAGACAAGTATCAAACCACCCGTTATTTCGAGCTGAGAATGTGCATGTTCCGGAGACTGGAAAAAACATCAATTTGGAATTAAATCATGGAGAAATCATTGGCGTCGCAGGACTTGTAGGTGCGGGTAAATCCGAAACCGCCTTAGCCTTATTTGGCGCATCAAAGCCTCAAAAAGGGAAGATTCACCTTCATAATCGCACGTATCGTTTTCGCTCTCCTAGTGACGCCATTAATGCGGGTGTTTGCCTTATACCTGAAGAAAGAAGAAAAACAGGGATTTTACTGGATTTTTCGTTATCAGATAATTTGACGCTTCCTTCATTACGCCATCACTCAAAAAATGGCTTACTTAACCGTAAGAAAGAAGAAAATTATGCATCCAACAAAATCAATCAGCTTGGTATAAAAGCTTCTTCCACTCGGCAACCGATTCATCACCTGAGTGGAGGAAATCAACAAAAGGCGGCGATAGGAAAGTGGTTAGATGCAGATCGGAACGTATTTCTATTTGATGAACCTACTAAAGGCATCGACGTTAAAGCTAAATCTGAGGTATTGTCCCTCATAAAGCAACTCGCTGATGAAGGAAAAGGGATTCTCTATTTTTCAAGTGAAATCGATGAGCTCTTGGAGATTTCCGATAAAATCCTTGTCATGTACGACGGAGAAATCACAGCGGCCTTAACTGGTGATAACATGAATCAATCAACCATTATGCAAGCAGCAACAGGAGGTACAAATATTGAAATCAGCAGCTGA
- a CDS encoding sugar ABC transporter substrate-binding protein — MKRLGLILSILLLFVLAACTSEQDAVSEPEASNNETNETASKTEDEISQPSSDIPKEVQKPIKIAAIMQASLGTFSSQYVKGVEDQVEKFGGSVQVYNADNDLSKMATHLDTAINQNVDAILIDHGRADALEPGVKKAVEKGIPVVVFDSDINVPGVTVIDQDDYSLAWDTLKTLAQDLNGEGNIVYVWVGGFAPMERRNVIYEAFQERYPGIKEIAKFGTASANTALDTQTQMETILKQYPNKGDIDAVFAPWDEFAKGATRAIEQAGRDEIKVYGIDMSDEDLQLMQKENSPWLSSAATDPAEVGRVQVRFAYQKIAGEDTPDIFSLDPHLVKQSDLPEETISMDKLGEYVEGWGSSDAATSPWMEKLVEKGNAK; from the coding sequence ATGAAACGCTTAGGACTTATTTTATCAATTCTTCTTCTCTTCGTTCTTGCAGCATGCACAAGTGAGCAAGATGCTGTAAGTGAACCTGAAGCAAGCAATAATGAAACAAATGAGACTGCCTCAAAAACTGAGGACGAAATATCGCAACCTTCATCTGACATTCCAAAAGAGGTGCAAAAACCGATAAAAATTGCTGCGATTATGCAAGCTTCTCTTGGAACATTCTCTTCCCAATATGTCAAAGGGGTTGAAGATCAGGTTGAAAAGTTTGGTGGAAGTGTCCAGGTTTATAATGCTGATAATGATCTTTCAAAGATGGCGACACATCTTGATACAGCGATTAATCAGAATGTCGATGCCATCTTAATCGACCACGGACGAGCAGACGCACTGGAGCCAGGAGTGAAAAAAGCAGTAGAAAAAGGGATTCCTGTTGTCGTTTTTGATAGTGATATTAATGTCCCAGGCGTTACCGTCATCGATCAGGATGATTATAGCCTTGCTTGGGACACGCTGAAAACACTTGCTCAAGACCTTAACGGCGAAGGCAATATTGTGTACGTTTGGGTTGGAGGATTTGCACCGATGGAACGACGTAATGTCATCTATGAGGCATTCCAGGAGCGCTATCCAGGAATTAAGGAAATCGCTAAATTCGGAACGGCAAGCGCTAATACAGCTCTTGATACCCAGACACAAATGGAAACGATTCTAAAGCAATACCCAAACAAAGGAGACATTGACGCTGTATTTGCTCCATGGGATGAATTTGCTAAAGGCGCGACTCGAGCGATCGAGCAAGCAGGCAGAGACGAAATCAAGGTTTATGGCATTGATATGAGTGATGAAGACCTCCAGTTGATGCAGAAGGAAAATAGCCCGTGGCTATCATCAGCGGCAACAGATCCTGCTGAAGTTGGACGTGTTCAAGTTCGGTTTGCTTATCAAAAAATCGCTGGAGAAGATACACCTGACATCTTTTCACTTGATCCTCATCTTGTAAAGCAGTCGGATTTACCTGAAGAAACGATCTCCATGGATAAGCTTGGGGAATACGTTGAGGGATGGGGCTCATCTGACGCTGCCACATCACCATGGATGGAAAAACTCGTTGAAAAGGGAAACGCTAAATGA
- the mtnA gene encoding S-methyl-5-thioribose-1-phosphate isomerase → MTIPSLQWKGDHLLLLDQRKLPHQESYLKQTAIEDVWNSISSLVVRGAPAIGIAAAYGLVLWSQQAERTEPSTFKAELLKQGEYLASSRPTAVNLSWAIDRIVRVTLPLTTVEKMKNTILHEALLIHKEDELICQRIGEHGLKLLNDGDTILTHCNAGGIATAKYGTALAPLHLAKQNGLTISAIATETRPVLQGARLTAWELERAGIDVTLITDSMAAHVLKTKKIAAVIVGADRIAANGDTANKIGTLGLAHIAQAYNVPFYIAAPISTIDYSIPNGDAIPIEERDSKEITHYQGERIAAENIEVFNPAFDVTPHHLIKGIITEHGIIRTPYKENLAHLTTDIENTEVHS, encoded by the coding sequence ATGACTATCCCATCTCTTCAGTGGAAAGGAGATCACCTTTTACTGCTTGATCAGCGCAAATTACCACATCAAGAAAGCTATCTCAAACAGACGGCGATCGAAGATGTTTGGAATAGCATATCTTCCCTCGTCGTGCGCGGTGCACCAGCGATTGGAATTGCGGCTGCGTATGGTCTTGTCCTCTGGAGTCAACAGGCAGAAAGAACCGAACCATCAACTTTTAAAGCAGAGTTACTTAAACAAGGAGAATACCTCGCGTCTTCTCGCCCTACTGCCGTGAATCTCTCATGGGCGATCGATCGCATTGTTCGAGTGACTCTTCCTTTAACAACGGTCGAAAAAATGAAAAACACGATTCTTCACGAAGCGTTACTTATCCATAAAGAAGATGAACTTATCTGTCAACGTATCGGGGAACACGGACTTAAACTATTGAACGATGGAGATACCATTCTCACCCACTGCAACGCAGGCGGAATTGCAACAGCAAAATATGGAACGGCCCTTGCTCCGCTCCACTTGGCTAAGCAAAACGGCCTCACCATTTCCGCGATTGCAACGGAAACGAGACCCGTTCTCCAGGGTGCTCGACTAACCGCATGGGAACTTGAACGTGCCGGTATCGACGTAACGCTTATTACGGATAGCATGGCAGCGCACGTCTTAAAAACGAAGAAAATCGCTGCAGTAATAGTCGGTGCGGATCGAATAGCAGCCAACGGAGACACAGCTAACAAAATCGGCACACTTGGCCTTGCTCATATCGCTCAGGCTTACAATGTTCCCTTTTATATTGCAGCACCCATTTCAACGATTGACTATTCGATTCCTAATGGAGATGCCATTCCGATTGAGGAGCGTGATTCTAAAGAAATCACACACTATCAGGGAGAGCGCATCGCGGCTGAAAATATTGAGGTTTTCAATCCTGCATTTGACGTAACGCCCCATCACTTAATCAAAGGAATCATTACAGAACACGGTATCATTCGAACACCGTACAAGGAAAACCTTGCACACCTTACTACAGATATTGAAAATACGGAGGTACATTCATGA
- the mtnK gene encoding S-methyl-5-thioribose kinase has translation MSFKVKSGYTPFTQESVVHFLVHHNFIDPSSPLLVKEIGDGNLNYVFHVQNKATEESWIVKQALPYAKVVGESWPLTLDRSRIESEALIQAHSLVPEFSPVVYLHDSEKAATVMEDLSSHTILRKGLIEGRVYPELARNVGTYLAHMLFFTSDYGLGSAKKKELAKRFSNPDLCGITESLVFSDPFYNAESNSFTEELRPDVEILWEDQDFLTEVASLKHSFLTKGEALIHGDLHTGSLFVTEGSTKVIDPEFAFYGPVGFDVGAFIANITLSVLSQEAHRTDEEKDGYLAYLFGVITEVWTVFDSTFRSLWDTHLSEDNRYSRGYLNTHLQSIFVDSIGFAGCKIIRRTIGLAHVEEIETITNPEVKLAVERRALTLGKKLILNRKNIDSIKDYIHTIKEVV, from the coding sequence ATGTCTTTTAAAGTTAAGTCAGGATATACACCATTTACCCAAGAAAGCGTTGTTCACTTTTTAGTGCATCACAATTTTATCGATCCCTCTTCCCCCCTTCTCGTAAAGGAAATCGGGGATGGCAATTTAAACTATGTTTTCCATGTTCAAAATAAAGCAACAGAGGAATCATGGATCGTCAAACAAGCTTTGCCTTATGCCAAGGTAGTTGGTGAATCCTGGCCACTAACGCTTGACCGGTCGAGAATTGAAAGCGAGGCCCTCATACAAGCTCATTCGCTTGTTCCTGAATTTTCCCCAGTTGTTTATTTGCATGACTCAGAAAAAGCGGCAACGGTGATGGAAGATTTATCATCGCATACAATTTTGCGCAAAGGACTTATTGAAGGACGTGTCTACCCTGAGCTTGCAAGGAATGTCGGAACTTACCTCGCTCACATGCTCTTTTTCACCTCTGACTACGGTCTTGGTTCAGCAAAAAAGAAAGAGCTTGCTAAACGGTTTAGCAATCCAGATTTATGCGGGATCACGGAAAGTCTCGTCTTTTCAGACCCCTTTTATAATGCTGAAAGCAACTCATTTACGGAAGAGCTTCGACCAGATGTTGAAATTTTGTGGGAAGATCAAGACTTCCTAACTGAAGTTGCTTCTCTTAAACATTCCTTTTTAACAAAAGGAGAAGCGTTAATACACGGGGATTTACATACAGGTAGCCTCTTCGTGACGGAGGGTTCAACAAAAGTAATCGATCCTGAATTTGCTTTCTATGGCCCAGTGGGATTTGATGTTGGGGCTTTTATTGCCAATATTACGCTTAGCGTTCTCTCCCAGGAAGCCCATCGAACCGATGAAGAAAAAGACGGATATCTAGCCTATCTCTTTGGTGTTATTACTGAAGTTTGGACCGTATTTGACTCTACGTTCCGCTCCCTTTGGGATACCCACCTTTCAGAAGATAACCGCTATTCCAGAGGTTATCTCAATACTCATCTTCAGTCTATTTTTGTCGATAGTATCGGTTTTGCAGGTTGTAAAATCATCCGGAGAACGATTGGACTTGCTCATGTAGAAGAAATTGAGACGATTACTAATCCAGAAGTAAAACTAGCAGTGGAAAGAAGAGCTTTAACACTTGGAAAAAAACTCATTTTAAATCGAAAGAACATCGATTCAATTAAAGATTACATCCATACGATTAAGGAGGTCGTTTAA
- a CDS encoding carbon-nitrogen family hydrolase has protein sequence MKKIALLQFDIAFGNPEENFSKVEELVSKAVHDKPDIIVLPELWSTGYDLSRLDEIGDTNAEKSIAFLSKLAKKNKVSIVGGSIAKQQHDYVTNTMLVFNRDGQLIHEYSKAHLFRLMNEEKYLVSGNEKSHFTLEELPSAGFICYDIRFPEWLRLHAIEGAQVLFVPAEWPKQRTDHWRALLISRAIENQCYVIACNRVGEDPDNAFGGHSLIIDPWGTIIAEAGEEELILTGLIDEEEIPAIRNRIPIFEDRRPDIYK, from the coding sequence ATGAAAAAAATCGCTCTGTTGCAATTTGATATTGCTTTTGGAAATCCGGAAGAAAATTTCTCGAAAGTGGAAGAGCTTGTTTCTAAGGCTGTTCACGACAAACCAGATATTATCGTTTTACCAGAATTGTGGTCGACGGGCTATGATTTATCTCGACTTGATGAAATTGGAGACACAAATGCAGAAAAGTCCATCGCTTTTCTTTCAAAGTTGGCCAAAAAGAATAAGGTGAGTATCGTAGGTGGATCGATTGCAAAACAACAACATGATTACGTAACGAATACGATGCTCGTTTTCAATCGAGATGGGCAGCTTATCCATGAGTATAGCAAAGCTCATCTATTTCGTCTGATGAACGAAGAGAAATACCTTGTTTCAGGAAATGAGAAAAGCCACTTCACACTTGAAGAACTTCCAAGTGCAGGATTCATCTGTTATGATATTCGCTTTCCTGAGTGGCTTCGCCTTCATGCCATTGAAGGTGCACAAGTTTTGTTCGTTCCAGCCGAATGGCCGAAACAGCGTACGGATCATTGGCGAGCATTACTTATTAGCCGCGCTATTGAAAACCAATGTTACGTGATTGCTTGTAATCGTGTAGGAGAAGATCCAGATAATGCGTTTGGAGGACATTCTTTAATCATTGATCCGTGGGGAACAATTATCGCAGAAGCAGGCGAAGAGGAATTGATCTTAACAGGCTTGATTGATGAAGAAGAAATACCAGCTATCCGAAATCGCATACCAATCTTTGAAGATCGACGTCCAGATATTTATAAATAA